From a region of the Thermomonas sp. HDW16 genome:
- a CDS encoding Mpo1-like protein — protein MAQRMNTTAERPIDQWFAHYSGDHQNVMNQRIHVIAVPLILWSVIGLLWCIPVVGDYFRPGLWAALAMFLAWMFYYRASRAIGFGMLAIFVAMAWLTRWLHDLYGTPGLFKLALGVFIVAWIAQFIGHSKLYEGKKPSFFTDLKYLLIGPAWVLAKLYRKLGWSW, from the coding sequence ATGGCACAGCGCATGAACACGACGGCGGAACGGCCCATCGACCAGTGGTTCGCCCATTACTCGGGCGACCACCAGAACGTCATGAACCAACGCATCCACGTGATCGCGGTGCCGTTGATCCTGTGGAGCGTGATTGGCCTGCTGTGGTGCATCCCGGTGGTCGGCGATTACTTCCGGCCCGGCTTGTGGGCGGCGCTCGCGATGTTCCTGGCGTGGATGTTCTATTACCGCGCCTCGCGCGCGATCGGCTTCGGCATGCTGGCGATCTTCGTGGCGATGGCATGGCTGACCCGCTGGCTGCACGACCTGTACGGCACGCCCGGCCTGTTCAAGCTCGCGCTGGGCGTGTTCATCGTCGCCTGGATCGCCCAGTTCATCGGCCACAGCAAGCTGTACGAAGGCAAGAAGCCGAGCTTCTTCACCGACCTCAAGTACCTGTTGATCGGCCCGGCCTGGGTGCTGGCGAAGCTGTATCGCAAGCTCGGTTGGTCGTGGTGA
- the hppD gene encoding 4-hydroxyphenylpyruvate dioxygenase, whose product MNAQPNLGMQVTTFENPMGIDGFEFVEFAAPAGQGEAMHAYLRSMGFSATKRHKSRAITLYRQGGVNFLLNEEPDSFAADFAGAHGPSASGFAIRFHKPVGEVLETVIGNGGEAIAHKADSRAIDAPVVKGIGDCMLYLVDANAGDLYADYVAIEGAQQEPTGFGLTFIDHLTHNLYFGNMQKWSDYYEKLFNFREIRYFDIKGAKTGLVSKAMTAPDGIVRIPLNESSDPKSQINEYLDAYHGEGIQHIALFTDDIYSTVEAMREQGVAFLDTPDTYFDVIDMRVPNHGEDVPRLARNKILIDADPETHQRKLLQIFTQNAFGPIFFEIIQRKGNEGFGEGNFQALFESIERDQMKRGVL is encoded by the coding sequence ATGAACGCCCAGCCCAATCTTGGCATGCAAGTCACCACGTTCGAGAACCCGATGGGGATCGACGGCTTCGAGTTCGTCGAATTCGCCGCGCCCGCCGGCCAAGGCGAGGCCATGCATGCCTACCTGCGCAGCATGGGCTTCAGTGCCACCAAGCGCCACAAATCCCGCGCAATCACCTTATATCGCCAAGGCGGGGTGAACTTCCTGCTCAACGAGGAGCCGGATTCCTTCGCGGCGGATTTCGCTGGCGCGCACGGCCCGTCCGCCAGCGGCTTCGCGATCCGCTTCCACAAGCCGGTGGGCGAGGTGCTGGAGACCGTGATCGGCAACGGCGGCGAGGCGATCGCGCACAAGGCGGACAGCCGCGCGATCGATGCGCCGGTGGTGAAGGGCATCGGCGACTGCATGCTCTACCTGGTCGATGCCAATGCCGGCGACCTGTATGCCGACTATGTCGCCATCGAAGGCGCGCAGCAGGAGCCCACCGGCTTCGGCCTGACCTTCATCGACCACCTGACCCACAACCTCTACTTCGGCAACATGCAGAAGTGGTCGGACTACTACGAGAAGCTGTTCAACTTCCGCGAGATCCGCTACTTCGACATCAAGGGCGCCAAGACCGGCCTGGTGAGCAAGGCGATGACTGCGCCGGACGGCATCGTGCGCATCCCGCTCAACGAATCCAGCGATCCGAAGTCGCAGATCAACGAATACCTCGACGCCTACCACGGCGAGGGCATCCAGCACATCGCGCTGTTCACCGACGACATCTATTCGACGGTGGAAGCGATGCGCGAGCAGGGCGTGGCCTTCCTCGACACGCCGGACACCTACTTCGACGTGATCGACATGCGCGTGCCGAACCACGGCGAGGACGTGCCGCGCCTGGCCAGGAACAAGATCCTGATCGATGCCGATCCGGAGACGCACCAGCGCAAGCTGCTGCAGATCTTCACCCAGAACGCGTTCGGCCCGATCTTCTTCGAAATCATCCAGCGCAAGGGCAATGAAGGCTTCGGCGAAGGCAATTTCCAGGCGCTGTTCGAGTCGATCGAACGCGACCAGATGAAGCGCGGCGTGCTCTGA
- a CDS encoding lectin, with protein sequence MRKLLSITLIVALGACTAEHASTTTENEVPADVAGATPPVSPPPVAAEVPAPTAPAATPDGDLGMATFAGYGDIKFGTLAADMGKAWGGELKEVGKDYNASCYFMTPAWVKAPAEFAFMISDGKFARFGTESTKYVAPGGGKVGMREAQLQALYNHALKASPHKYTDGKYLSIAASGVAATKLVFETDAQGIVTEWRVGLLPEVDYVEGCS encoded by the coding sequence ATGCGCAAGCTGCTGTCCATCACCCTCATCGTCGCGCTCGGCGCCTGCACGGCCGAACATGCGTCGACGACAACGGAAAACGAAGTGCCGGCTGATGTCGCGGGTGCAACGCCGCCCGTATCTCCGCCGCCGGTCGCGGCAGAAGTGCCAGCGCCCACCGCGCCTGCGGCGACGCCCGATGGCGATCTTGGCATGGCTACCTTCGCCGGGTATGGCGACATCAAGTTCGGCACCCTCGCCGCCGACATGGGCAAGGCCTGGGGTGGCGAATTGAAGGAGGTCGGCAAGGACTACAACGCAAGCTGCTATTTCATGACGCCGGCCTGGGTGAAGGCGCCGGCCGAGTTCGCTTTCATGATCAGCGACGGCAAGTTCGCCCGTTTCGGCACTGAAAGCACGAAGTACGTGGCGCCGGGCGGCGGCAAAGTCGGCATGCGCGAGGCGCAGCTGCAGGCCCTGTACAACCATGCGTTGAAGGCATCGCCACACAAGTACACCGACGGCAAGTACCTGTCGATCGCGGCCAGCGGTGTTGCGGCCACGAAGCTGGTGTTCGAAACCGATGCGCAGGGCATCGTCACCGAATGGCGCGTTGGCCTGCTGCCGGAAGTCGATTACGTCGAAGGTTGTTCCTGA
- the nhaA gene encoding Na+/H+ antiporter NhaA: MTSKAPLLGRARRALANFLRLEASGGILLILASILALFCANSMFEGAYEGFRDLPVAVKIGALEIAKPLLLWINDGLMAVFFLLVALEIKREALSGQLSSKEQLILPMVCAAAGVLVPALLFWWLNRGDADSMRGWAIPTATDIAFALGILALLGSRVPLGMKLLLSTIAVVDDLIAIIIIAVFYSHGMSWVALGWAGVAIAGMILLNRRGVTALTPYLLLGVVLWICVLKSGVHATLAGVVTGLLIPHYDKNNTIDDATEHSPLETLEHALHPWVAYLILPVFAFANAGLALGGLKLDDLLQPLPAGIALGLVLGKPIGIVGAALLMRATGLARFPDGMDLRAMIGLGLLCGIGFTMSLFIGSLAFTASPLHYTESVIGVLMASVVAALLGLGWLRLVLPKNARA, encoded by the coding sequence ATGACATCCAAAGCCCCACTCCTCGGCCGCGCGCGTCGCGCACTCGCCAACTTCCTGCGCCTGGAGGCATCGGGCGGCATCCTGTTGATCCTGGCCTCGATCCTGGCGCTGTTCTGCGCGAACTCCATGTTCGAGGGCGCCTACGAGGGTTTCCGCGACCTGCCAGTGGCGGTGAAAATCGGCGCGCTGGAGATCGCCAAGCCGCTGCTGCTGTGGATCAACGACGGCCTGATGGCGGTGTTCTTCCTGCTGGTGGCGCTGGAGATCAAGCGAGAGGCGCTGTCCGGCCAGCTGTCCAGCAAGGAACAGTTGATCCTGCCGATGGTGTGCGCCGCGGCCGGCGTGCTGGTGCCGGCGCTGCTGTTCTGGTGGCTCAATCGCGGCGATGCCGATTCCATGCGCGGCTGGGCGATCCCCACCGCCACCGACATCGCCTTCGCGCTGGGCATCCTGGCCTTGCTGGGTTCGCGCGTGCCGCTGGGGATGAAGCTGCTGCTGTCGACCATTGCAGTCGTCGACGACCTGATCGCGATCATCATCATCGCCGTGTTCTATTCGCATGGCATGTCGTGGGTGGCGCTGGGCTGGGCTGGCGTGGCGATCGCCGGCATGATCCTGCTCAACCGCCGCGGCGTCACCGCGCTTACGCCGTATTTGCTGCTGGGCGTGGTGCTGTGGATCTGCGTGCTGAAGTCGGGCGTGCACGCCACCTTGGCGGGCGTGGTCACCGGCTTGCTGATCCCGCACTACGACAAGAACAACACCATCGACGACGCCACCGAGCATTCGCCGCTTGAAACTCTCGAGCACGCACTGCATCCGTGGGTGGCCTACCTGATCCTGCCGGTGTTCGCCTTCGCCAATGCCGGTCTCGCCTTGGGCGGCCTCAAGCTGGACGACTTGCTGCAACCGCTGCCCGCCGGTATCGCGCTGGGTCTGGTGCTGGGCAAGCCGATCGGCATCGTCGGCGCGGCCTTGCTGATGCGGGCCACGGGCCTGGCGCGGTTCCCCGATGGCATGGACCTTCGCGCGATGATCGGCCTTGGCCTGTTGTGCGGCATCGGTTTCACCATGAGCCTGTTCATCGGCTCGCTGGCGTTCACCGCATCGCCGCTGCACTACACCGAAAGCGTGATCGGCGTGTTGATGGCCTCGGTTGTGGCCGCGCTGCTGGGATTGGGCTGGTTGCGGCTGGTGCTGCCGAAGAACGCCCGCGCATGA
- a CDS encoding NAD-dependent epimerase/dehydratase family protein: MKRALVFGASGQIGTPLLERLNDAGWRVFAVSRQVRSDSPGRHWLQGDFSGVRDLPESVEAIFSCGPLDMFARWHANASIRASRVVAFGSTSAATKHGSDDGDERDVARRLLGAEAALFSQSEQRGANATMLRPTLVYGAGRDATLTRIVQLAQRWGRFILPRHSDGLRQPVHVQDLAAAAFAACTATATHGRSYDLPGGEALPYREMVQRVLASLQPPPALHELPMPLFQLALKTAQARGIALGITAAAVERMRQDLAFDLGPARRDFAYAPRLFQPEARMFESPVTIRD; encoded by the coding sequence ATGAAGCGGGCGCTGGTGTTCGGCGCCAGCGGGCAGATCGGCACGCCCTTGCTGGAACGCCTGAACGATGCCGGTTGGCGCGTGTTTGCGGTGTCCCGGCAGGTGCGTTCGGATTCGCCCGGGCGGCACTGGCTGCAGGGCGATTTTTCCGGCGTGCGCGACCTGCCGGAGTCGGTGGAAGCGATCTTCAGCTGCGGCCCACTGGATATGTTCGCGCGCTGGCATGCGAATGCGTCGATCCGTGCATCACGCGTGGTCGCGTTCGGTTCCACCAGTGCCGCGACCAAACACGGTTCCGATGATGGCGATGAGCGCGATGTCGCGCGTCGTCTGTTGGGCGCGGAAGCGGCACTGTTCTCGCAGTCGGAACAACGTGGAGCGAATGCGACGATGTTGCGACCGACATTGGTCTACGGTGCCGGTCGCGATGCCACGCTGACCCGGATCGTCCAGCTGGCGCAGCGCTGGGGCCGTTTCATCTTGCCGCGACACAGCGATGGCCTGCGCCAGCCGGTGCATGTGCAGGATCTGGCCGCCGCGGCATTCGCGGCCTGCACCGCTACCGCCACTCATGGCCGCAGCTACGACCTGCCTGGTGGCGAAGCGCTGCCGTATCGCGAGATGGTGCAACGCGTGCTGGCCAGCCTGCAGCCACCGCCGGCGCTGCACGAATTGCCGATGCCGCTGTTCCAGCTGGCGTTGAAGACGGCGCAGGCGCGCGGCATCGCACTGGGTATCACCGCCGCCGCAGTGGAACGCATGCGCCAGGATCTGGCCTTCGACCTTGGGCCGGCGCGGCGGGATTTCGCGTATGCGCCACGGCTGTTCCAGCCGGAAGCGCGGATGTTCGAGAGCCCCGTGACGATTCGCGACTGA
- a CDS encoding phosphoribosylaminoimidazolesuccinocarboxamide synthase, with product MATTLLQSDLPGLNLIHRGKVRDVFDLGDGHLLMVATDRLSAFDVVLPDPIPGKGEMLCQISNFWFDKTAHIIDNHLTGIDVASVLPVGVDPALYAKRAVVTRKLTPVPVECIARGYIIGSGWKDYRRTGAISGITLPEDLQQAQQLPQPIFTPSTKAAVGDHDENIDFATAVNLVGRERAEQVRDATLALYAFARDYAAQRGIILADTKFEFGTDADGKLYVMDEMFTPDSSRYWPADEYQVGTSPPSYDKQFVRDYLETLDWNKTAPGPRLPAEVIEKTRAKYAEALEKLAGISVD from the coding sequence ATGGCCACCACCCTGCTCCAGTCCGACCTGCCCGGCCTGAACCTGATCCACCGCGGCAAGGTCCGCGATGTGTTCGATCTGGGTGATGGTCATCTGTTGATGGTCGCCACCGACCGCCTGAGCGCGTTCGACGTGGTGCTGCCGGATCCGATCCCCGGCAAGGGCGAGATGCTCTGCCAGATCAGCAATTTCTGGTTCGACAAGACCGCGCACATCATCGACAACCACCTGACCGGGATCGATGTCGCATCCGTATTGCCCGTGGGCGTGGATCCCGCGCTGTATGCCAAGCGCGCAGTGGTGACCAGGAAGCTGACCCCGGTGCCGGTGGAATGCATCGCGCGTGGCTACATCATCGGCAGCGGCTGGAAGGACTACCGGCGCACGGGCGCAATCAGCGGCATCACCTTGCCCGAAGACCTGCAGCAGGCGCAGCAGCTGCCGCAGCCGATCTTCACGCCATCGACCAAGGCCGCGGTGGGCGACCACGACGAGAACATCGATTTCGCCACCGCGGTGAACCTGGTTGGCCGCGAGCGCGCGGAACAGGTGCGCGATGCCACGCTGGCGCTATACGCCTTCGCCCGCGACTACGCAGCGCAGCGCGGGATCATCCTGGCCGACACCAAGTTCGAATTCGGCACCGATGCCGACGGCAAGCTGTACGTGATGGACGAGATGTTCACCCCGGACTCCAGCCGCTACTGGCCGGCCGACGAATACCAGGTCGGCACCAGCCCGCCGAGCTACGACAAGCAGTTCGTGCGCGACTACCTGGAAACCCTTGACTGGAACAAGACTGCTCCCGGCCCGCGCCTGCCGGCGGAAGTCATCGAGAAGACCCGTGCGAAGTACGCCGAGGCATTGGAGAAGCTGGCCGGAATCTCGGTCGACTGA
- a CDS encoding MarR family winged helix-turn-helix transcriptional regulator, protein MTRPRKPRQAGHAHAELDLEHFLPYRLSVLSNRISSAIAREYSQRFALSVTEWRVMAVLGRYPGLSASKVAQRTAMDKVAVSRAVARLLEAGRIEREFDDDDRRRSVLRLSEAGYTVYDEIAPLALDFERHVLEGMPADERDLLFRLLDRLDELELRAEADTAHD, encoded by the coding sequence ATGACCCGACCCCGCAAACCCCGCCAAGCCGGACACGCTCATGCAGAGCTGGACCTGGAGCATTTCCTGCCCTACCGGCTCAGCGTGCTGTCCAACCGGATCAGCAGCGCGATCGCCCGCGAGTATTCGCAGCGATTCGCCCTGAGCGTGACCGAATGGCGGGTGATGGCGGTACTGGGCCGCTACCCCGGCCTGTCCGCCAGCAAGGTGGCGCAACGCACCGCGATGGACAAGGTGGCGGTCAGCCGCGCGGTGGCGCGCCTGCTGGAGGCCGGGCGGATCGAACGCGAATTCGACGACGACGACCGACGCCGCTCGGTGCTGCGCCTGTCCGAGGCCGGCTACACGGTCTACGACGAGATCGCACCGCTGGCGCTGGACTTCGAACGCCACGTGCTGGAAGGCATGCCGGCCGACGAACGCGACCTGCTGTTCCGCCTGCTGGATCGGCTGGACGAACTGGAACTGCGCGCCGAGGCCGACACCGCGCACGACTGA
- the hmgA gene encoding homogentisate 1,2-dioxygenase, which yields MQSNGYQSGFGNEFASEALPGTLPEGRNSPQRVAHGLYAEQLSGTAFTAPRHSNRRSWLYRIRPAAMHGSFSLVEHATLTNEFDTGPITPDQLRWSPLPMPQAPTDFVDGLVTMAGNGSPASQSGIGIHMYAANRDMQGRYFYDADGELLIVPQQGRLHIETELGVLDVEPQEIAVIPRGIRFRVALPDGEARGYVCENFGAFMRIPDLGPIGSNGLANPRDFLTPNAAFEDIEGEFELLAKFQGHLWRADIGHSPLDVVGWHGNHVPYKYDLRLFNTIGSISYDHPDPSIFLVLTSPTDTPGVGNMDFAIFPPRVLVAQDTFRPPWFHRNIASEFMGLVHGEYDAKAEGFAPGGCSLHNCMTGHGPDAATFDKASNADTSKPDYIVNTMAFMFETRNVIRPTRVAMDAAHRQRDYQACWEGLRKNFAG from the coding sequence ATGCAATCGAACGGTTACCAGAGTGGTTTCGGCAACGAGTTCGCCAGCGAAGCGCTGCCCGGCACCTTGCCTGAGGGCCGCAATTCGCCGCAACGCGTGGCGCATGGCCTGTATGCGGAGCAACTCAGCGGTACCGCGTTCACCGCGCCGCGCCATAGCAACCGTCGTAGCTGGTTGTACCGGATCCGTCCGGCGGCGATGCACGGATCGTTCTCGCTGGTGGAACACGCCACGCTGACCAACGAGTTCGATACCGGCCCGATCACGCCCGACCAGTTGCGCTGGAGTCCGCTGCCGATGCCGCAGGCGCCGACGGATTTCGTCGATGGCCTGGTCACCATGGCGGGTAACGGTTCGCCGGCCTCGCAATCCGGCATCGGCATCCATATGTATGCGGCCAACCGCGACATGCAGGGCCGCTATTTCTACGATGCCGACGGCGAGTTGTTGATCGTCCCGCAGCAGGGCCGTTTGCATATCGAAACCGAACTTGGCGTGCTCGATGTCGAACCACAGGAGATCGCGGTGATCCCGCGCGGCATCCGTTTCCGCGTCGCACTGCCCGATGGCGAAGCGCGCGGCTACGTCTGCGAGAACTTCGGCGCGTTCATGCGCATTCCGGACCTGGGCCCGATCGGCAGCAATGGCCTGGCCAATCCGCGCGATTTCCTCACCCCGAATGCCGCCTTCGAGGACATCGAAGGCGAATTCGAGCTGCTCGCCAAGTTCCAGGGCCATCTGTGGCGCGCCGATATCGGCCATTCGCCGCTGGACGTGGTCGGCTGGCACGGCAACCACGTGCCGTACAAGTACGACCTGCGCCTGTTCAACACGATCGGCTCGATCAGCTACGACCATCCGGATCCGTCGATCTTCCTGGTGCTGACCTCGCCGACGGATACGCCCGGCGTCGGCAACATGGATTTCGCGATCTTCCCGCCGCGCGTGCTGGTGGCGCAGGACACGTTCCGCCCGCCGTGGTTCCACCGCAATATCGCCAGCGAGTTCATGGGCCTGGTGCATGGCGAATACGACGCCAAGGCCGAGGGTTTTGCGCCTGGTGGCTGCTCGTTGCACAACTGCATGACCGGGCATGGCCCGGATGCGGCGACCTTCGACAAGGCCAGCAATGCGGATACGTCGAAGCCGGACTACATCGTCAACACGATGGCCTTCATGTTCGAAACCCGCAATGTGATCCGGCCCACGCGCGTGGCGATGGATGCGGCGCATCGCCAGCGCGATTACCAGGCGTGCTGGGAAGGGTTGCGCAAGAATTTCGCCGGGTAA